TTCGTATCGCTTCGCGGCGCGGCGAGATCGAGGCTCCGGTGCGCTTCGACGAGAACCTGCCCCCCGGCCTGGCGTTTCTCACGCTTCACTTTCCCGACGAGGTCGACACGAACCGGCTCACGATCGAGGCCTGGGATCCGAAGTCGGGCACGTCGGAGTTCAAGGCCACGGCCATCCGCATCGAGAAAGCCTGATGGATCTGCGCCTACCCGAGGCCCAACCAACCGAAGAGGAGCGCCGAGCGGTGGACGCGGTGCTCGGTCCGCCGAAGGAAATCCTCGTCGAGGAGCAAGTCGTTCGAGGCGGTGTCTCTGAGATCGAAGGAAAACGAAATCTCCTCCTTCCCGCTCTCCACGGCGTTCAGGATCAGATCGGTTGGGTGAGCGAAGGCGCCCTGGGCTACATCTGCCGGCGTCTCACCGTGCCACCCGCCGAAGCTTATGGCGTCCTGACGTTCTATGCCCTTCTCGCTACCCAAAGCAGACCGAAGCGCGTGGCGCACGTCTGTGACGACATCGCCTGCAAGCTCGTCGGCGCGGACGAGCTTTGTCAAGAGCTCGCGCACGAGAACGCCGTCCATCGAAGCCCGTGCCTCGGCCAGTGCGAGCGCGGTCCCGCGGTCCTCTTCCAGTGTGCCGGGGAAGACGACTGGACTCTCGTCCACGCTACTGAAGGGGGCGTTCGCGAGGGCCTCGCTGGCAAACGACGGGAAATGCCGAGACCCCCGGTTTACGGGCGAAGGCTTCTCCGGCGCATCGGCATATGCGACCCGGAAAGTCTCGACGACTACCGCGAGCACGGAGGCTACCAGGCGTTGCGGCGTGCCATCGAGCTCGGGCCGAGCGGCGTGCTTCGCGAGGTCAAGGACTCTCGGTTCCTCGGCCGCGGTGGCGCCGCCTTTCCCGCGGGTGTCAAGTGGGAGGCCGTAGCCAAAGCTCCGGTTCGTCCCCATTATGTGATCTGCAACGCCGACGAGTCCGAGCCGGGGACCTACAAGGACCGCATCGTGATGGAAGAGGACCCCTTCGCGGTCGTCGAAGCGATGACCATCGCCGGCTACGCCGTCGGAGCCGCAAAGGGTTTTGTCTACATCCGGGCCGAGTATCCTCACGCGGCCGCGCGTCTTCGGAACGCGATCGAGAAAGCGCGCATGCGAGGATTCCTGGGAGAGGACGTGATGGGAGAGGGGGTTTCCTTCGACGTCGAGCTCCGGCGCGGGGCCGGCGCCTATATCTGCGGCGAGGAGACGGCGCTGTTCAATTCCA
This portion of the Vicinamibacteria bacterium genome encodes:
- a CDS encoding NADH-ubiquinone oxidoreductase-F iron-sulfur binding region domain-containing protein; the protein is MDLRLPEAQPTEEERRAVDAVLGPPKEILVEEQVVRGGVSEIEGKRNLLLPALHGVQDQIGWVSEGALGYICRRLTVPPAEAYGVLTFYALLATQSRPKRVAHVCDDIACKLVGADELCQELAHENAVHRSPCLGQCERGPAVLFQCAGEDDWTLVHATEGGVREGLAGKRREMPRPPVYGRRLLRRIGICDPESLDDYREHGGYQALRRAIELGPSGVLREVKDSRFLGRGGAAFPAGVKWEAVAKAPVRPHYVICNADESEPGTYKDRIVMEEDPFAVVEAMTIAGYAVGAAKGFVYIRAEYPHAAARLRNAIEKARMRGFLGEDVMGEGVSFDVELRRGAGAYICGEETALFNSIEGYRGEPRNKPPFPTEVGLFGKPTLVNNVETLVNVLDIVLEGGPAFATRGTEGSTGPKLFCVSGHVPKPGLYEVEFGVTLRELIEQAGGVAGGRKLRAVLLGGAAGSFVGPDELDVPLTFEGARSIGAAIGSGVVMVFDDGAPMPEILRRIAAFFRDESCGQCVPCRVGTVRQEEALHRYIANVANGSAEREVALMEELAQVMRDASICGLGHTAASAVLSALKRGLLDETP